AAAACCCCACACAGCACTTAAACTAACGAAAAAAGGACGAAGTGCCTTCAAAGAATACCAACAAAACCTGGAACAAGTTTTTACTACTTTGCCAAGATAATCAAATCTAATCAATATCGATAACGATAATATAATCAGTATTAACGACATTGTTGGTATAAATGGGAATATGATAAGGTTATGGGTACAAATTATAACACTTTTTAAAATAAAATCACTGAAGAGGCTTTAAATGTAAGATGCACTTCGGTACCAATATTAATTTGCATTTCGAGAAAAGATGTCTTTGTGATCTGAGCTATAATTTCCTTTCCTATATCGATTCTAAGCCTTACTGAGGATCCAAGATCAGATATTTCAACTACTCTTCCTTTGAAGGTATTTCTTGCACTTGAGATTATATCTTTACTTGAGATTATAATATCTTCAGGTCTAATCTGTAGATTTACCCTACCACTCCTTTTTTCAGTAGCTTCTATATCAAGTCCGTCGCCTATTTCTATAATCGAAATACCATTATCACTTATCCTTGAATTACCTCGAAAAATATTTTCAAGTCTAGCAAAGCTTGCTAAATACTTGGATTGAATCCCCAAAATTTCTTTAGTTGAACCAACTTCTACTATCTTACCATCAAGAAGAATGGCGAACCTATCAGCAAGGGTTTGTGCCTGAAACATATTATGGGTAGCCATTACAATCGTAGTTTTCTTTTCTTTATTTACTTGTGAAATCGTCTCCTCTATAATCGAAACGTTCTTCGGATCGAGGTTAGCTGTCGGCTCATCCAATATAAGAAGCTCAGTTTCGAGGACCAGAGCTCTAGCAAGTGACACTCTCTGTTGCTCACCGCCAGATAATTTTTTTGCTGGACGATCCTCATACCCATCTAACCTGACCATCTTTAACGCTTCAGAAACTTTCTCTTTTATCTTATCTTTAGGGTATCCTCTTAATTTCAAGCCATAGGTCAGATTGTTATATACACTTGTAGTGAAAAGAGCAGTCTTTTGAAACACCATTGTACTTCTTGATCTGATTTCATTGAACTTGTTACTATCGACTTTAACATCATCAAAGTAGAATTCTCCACTATTAGGTCTGTCAATTCCGGCCATGATTTTTAACAAAGTAGTCTTTCCGGAGCCGTTGGGACCGATGATTGTAAGGATTTCGCCTTTAATGACCTTTAAATTTGTATCATTAAGAGCTACAATTTCTCCATACTTTTTAGTAACAGATTTAAATTCTATAAAACAGCTCATCCCCTACGCCTCTGAATGAAATTTATTAAAAAGCTTACAACTATCACTATTGACAACAAAATTATGGTTAAGGCAATCGCTAAAACTACCTCACCTCTTGAAGTCTCTAAGGCTATCGTAGTTGTCAAGACTCTTGTAATTCCTTTTACATTCCCCCCAACCATCAGAGCCACACCTAGCTCAGCTATAGCTCTATTGAAACTAGCTATAATGGCGAGAAGAAAGCCACTAGAGGATTCTTCTACTACTGATATCGAAGCTCGTGTTTCTGAAGCACCCAAAGTCCTTGCCAAATCCCTTATCTCTGGGTCAACGGACTCTATAGCGCTAGTGATAAAACTGACTGTAATTGGAGTTATCAGGATAGCTTGTCCTATGATGATCCCAATAGGAGCATACAAGATATCTAAAAAACCTAAAGGTCCAGAACGTGAGAGAATAAGATAAAGTATTAATCCTAATGCTACTGTAGGTACACCTAATAAAGCGTTGAAAAGACTCTTTATAACGGTTTTACCACGAAATTTTCTTAGACCTAAAATTATTGCAAGAGGAGCTCCCCATACAACTGAGAGGAGAGTAGCTGTACCAGAAATAAGGATCGATCTTGTTGTAATATCGTATAATGTAGGGTTCCCTGAAAAAATGAGGTTTAAAGCTTCAAGTAGCCCCTCTAGTATCTCGAACGACATAGAAAATCATGTTTTATTTTGTCAAGTGTAGAGTTCAGGGTGATCATCCTGATACTCTGTCGGGCACTCTTCTCCATCGATAAAAGCATAGTCTTCGATCCAACTGACTAAAGTTGGGTCTGTATTTTCTTTTAGTAATTCCACGGCTGGAAAGAATAGACTTTGGCCATATTCGTCTTGTCCATATTCTTTGATCAAGTTTTGGCCTTCCTCAGAAATTAAATATTTTATGAAGTTTATAGCACCTTCAAAGTTCAGTCCTTCTAGTGTGATAGGGTTGACAGCTATAGCACCGTAGACGTTTAGAAGCTCTTGACCCTCATCTACCAATA
The Candidatus Methylarchaceae archaeon HK02M2 DNA segment above includes these coding regions:
- a CDS encoding ABC transporter ATP-binding protein; its protein translation is MSCFIEFKSVTKKYGEIVALNDTNLKVIKGEILTIIGPNGSGKTTLLKIMAGIDRPNSGEFYFDDVKVDSNKFNEIRSRSTMVFQKTALFTTSVYNNLTYGLKLRGYPKDKIKEKVSEALKMVRLDGYEDRPAKKLSGGEQQRVSLARALVLETELLILDEPTANLDPKNVSIIEETISQVNKEKKTTIVMATHNMFQAQTLADRFAILLDGKIVEVGSTKEILGIQSKYLASFARLENIFRGNSRISDNGISIIEIGDGLDIEATEKRSGRVNLQIRPEDIIISSKDIISSARNTFKGRVVEISDLGSSVRLRIDIGKEIIAQITKTSFLEMQINIGTEVHLTFKASSVILF
- a CDS encoding ABC transporter permease yields the protein MSFEILEGLLEALNLIFSGNPTLYDITTRSILISGTATLLSVVWGAPLAIILGLRKFRGKTVIKSLFNALLGVPTVALGLILYLILSRSGPLGFLDILYAPIGIIIGQAILITPITVSFITSAIESVDPEIRDLARTLGASETRASISVVEESSSGFLLAIIASFNRAIAELGVALMVGGNVKGITRVLTTTIALETSRGEVVLAIALTIILLSIVIVVSFLINFIQRRRG